A stretch of Nilaparvata lugens isolate BPH chromosome 12, ASM1435652v1, whole genome shotgun sequence DNA encodes these proteins:
- the LOC111055167 gene encoding uncharacterized protein LOC111055167, with protein MFGKRTVRSNIIKSSDMKILMDNDEVADGWKQYVESLYGDAECFEGIENEDDVPFDELGPPIAFPEMEKALHDLKSKKAYGVDDIPAELLQALNEEMRNVLFTLLNEIYITGKVPLDSKKSLMVMLPKKSNATRCYAPVNTSSQSSSASSACSAAVVSGSRHQAAPPAGGPTAHAHNGHVVCEIKHEPAHSHCAAQSAASHHVGNMAAAGGGGYTSSAVSQKKRLLAKAQSECMLNTVVTKQEPPGELHYQSVCHGGASCKEPYHYGSHIITTQDQHIVYGSSSGRGGGGGGVGGQGGSHKGGRGGGDYPHPHHVVQPPVAHSRSEQPHHVIAAAAAALSWPAQAIPIHQGYSTAHLSPQPLGGSRLSPWRGNPSTTRASSIGARRQSTSPPPNRPLPPICPRIR; from the exons ATGTTTGGCAAGCGGACAGTAAGAAGCAACATTATTAAATCGAGTGACATGAAAATTCTTATGGACAATGATGAGGTGGCAGATGGATGGAAACAATATGTAGAAAGTCTCTATGGTGATGCAGAATGTTTTGAGGGAATAGAAAACGAGGACGATGTACCTTTTGATGAGTTGGGACCACCGATTGCTTTTCCAGAAATGGAAAAAGCACTACATGATCTCAAGTCAAAGAAAGCTTATGGAGTAGATGATATTCCTGCTGAACTTCTGCAAGCGCTCAATGAAGAGATGAGAAACGTTCTATTTACCCTTTTGAATGAGATATATATAACTGGAAAAGTTCCACTTGATTCTAAGAAAAGCTTGATGGTGATGTTACCGAAAAAAAGTAATGCAACAAGAT GCTACGCTCCAGTGAACACAAGCAGTCAGTCCAGTTCGGCGAGTTCGGCTTGTTCAGCGGCGGTAGTTTCGGGCTCTCGCCACCAGGCGGCGCCACCAGCCGGCGGgcctactgcgcatgcgcacaaCGGCCATGTGGTCTGCGAGATCAAGCACGAGCCGGCGCACTCGCACTGCGCAGCTCAGTCGGCCGCCAGCCACCATGTTGGCAACATGGCGGCAGCAGGAGGGGGAGGCTACACGTCGTCGGCTGTCTCGCAGAAGAAGCGTCTGCTGGCCAAGGCTCAGTCAGAGTGCATGCTCAACACAGTTGTCACCAAACAGGAGCCGCCTGGCGAGTTGCAT TATCAGTCGGTTTGCCACGGAGGTGCATCGTGTAAGGAGCCCTACCATTATGGATCCCATATCATCACCACTCAGGATCAGCATATCGTCTATGGAAG TAGCAGCGGCAGAGGTGGAGGCGGTGGAGGAGTGGGCGGTCAAGGGGGGAGCCACAAGGGGGGCCGAGGGGGCGGCGATTACCCCCACCCCCACCACGTGGTGCAGCCCCCCGTAGCCCACAGCCGCAGTGAGCAGCCGCATCACGTGATCGCCGCAGCCGCAGCTGCGTTATCGTGGCCGGCGCAGGCTATACCTATTCATCAGGGTTACAG CACCGCTCACTTGTCGCCGCAACCACTGGGAGGCAGCCGCCTGTCCCCCTGGCGGGGCAACCCCTCTACCACCAGAGCGAGCTCTATCGGCGCCAGGCGGCAGTCTACGTCACCACCACCCAACCGCCCACTGCCGCCTATCTGCCCACGCATCAG GTAG